In a genomic window of Nostoc sp. UHCC 0870:
- a CDS encoding Uma2 family endonuclease, with product MTHTPSKFLTFEDFLAQYRDNPRYELSDGELVDMEPTGPHETVSGKLATKIGIAITNAQLPWFIPRTCLIRPFADAMTARRPDIIVLDETVIPSEPLWEQEPVITLGRSVKLVVEVVSSNWETDYARKVEEYALLGIPEYWIADYRGLGGVAFIGRPKQPTFTVCQLSGDDYNQQQYRLGEAIASSILPSMQLRLDDILPL from the coding sequence ATGACTCATACACCATCAAAATTTCTCACTTTCGAGGATTTTCTGGCTCAATACCGCGACAATCCCCGCTACGAATTGTCTGACGGAGAACTAGTTGATATGGAACCCACAGGCCCCCACGAAACCGTTAGCGGCAAACTAGCGACCAAAATTGGTATTGCCATTACCAACGCACAACTCCCTTGGTTTATTCCTAGGACTTGCCTGATTCGCCCCTTTGCTGATGCTATGACTGCCCGTAGACCAGATATTATTGTCCTGGATGAAACTGTTATCCCCAGTGAACCCCTTTGGGAGCAAGAACCAGTAATTACCCTCGGTCGCTCGGTTAAACTAGTGGTCGAGGTTGTTAGCAGCAACTGGGAAACTGATTACGCCCGTAAAGTCGAAGAATATGCCCTCTTAGGCATCCCTGAATACTGGATTGCTGACTATCGAGGACTCGGTGGAGTTGCTTTTATTGGTAGACCCAAACAGCCCACTTTTACAGTTTGCCAGTTGAGTGGTGATGATTATAACCAGCAGCAGTACCGTCTGGGTGAAGCGATCGCTTCTAGTATCTTGCCAAGTATGCAACTGCGACTGGATGATATCCTACCTCTCTAA
- a CDS encoding HepT-like ribonuclease domain-containing protein, whose protein sequence is MPSRDWRLRIQDIVESITEIEQCTSNVSFEEFEKNQTLVKAVLYDFVVIGEAIRSVPHEIQLRYPLIPWRLMGGMRNVVTHEYFQVNLSRVWATIQEDLPSLVPHLLEVLENEGLGE, encoded by the coding sequence GTGCCTTCTAGAGACTGGCGGCTTCGCATTCAAGATATTGTGGAATCTATTACTGAAATTGAACAATGTACAAGTAATGTCAGCTTTGAAGAATTTGAAAAAAATCAAACGCTTGTCAAAGCTGTTCTCTACGATTTCGTAGTGATTGGAGAAGCTATTAGGAGTGTACCTCATGAAATCCAGTTACGGTATCCTCTCATCCCTTGGCGTTTAATGGGAGGTATGCGAAATGTTGTCACGCACGAATATTTCCAAGTTAACTTGAGTAGGGTTTGGGCAACGATTCAAGAGGATCTACCTTCGTTAGTACCACACCTATTAGAAGTGCTGGAGAACGAAGGATTGGGAGAATAG
- a CDS encoding rhodanese-like domain-containing protein, which produces MTGNISGQPITQVSVEELAQRLATNDASIQLVDVREPQELALAKIDGFVNLPLSEFTQWSEQIHTILNPDAETLVLCHHGIRSAQMCQWLVVQGFTNVKNISGGIDAYSILVDRSIPQY; this is translated from the coding sequence ATGACAGGGAATATTTCGGGTCAACCCATAACTCAAGTTAGTGTAGAAGAACTCGCACAACGTCTGGCTACTAATGATGCAAGTATTCAGTTGGTAGATGTACGTGAGCCACAAGAATTAGCACTTGCAAAAATTGACGGTTTTGTTAACTTACCACTGAGTGAATTTACTCAGTGGTCAGAACAAATTCACACAATATTGAATCCTGATGCTGAAACATTAGTGCTATGTCATCATGGCATCCGTTCAGCCCAAATGTGCCAGTGGTTAGTTGTTCAGGGTTTTACAAATGTGAAAAATATTTCAGGTGGGATTGATGCTTATTCGATCCTAGTTGACCGTTCTATTCCCCAGTATTGA
- a CDS encoding nucleotidyltransferase family protein, whose amino-acid sequence MALVEVKTMKRDEVLVILAAHQEKLQELGVKSLNLFGSVARDEARPDSDVDFLVEFHRPGGLFQLFQVQYYLEDILGCSVDLGTQDALREHLREPVLKDVIRAF is encoded by the coding sequence ATGGCATTGGTTGAGGTAAAAACCATGAAACGGGATGAAGTCCTGGTAATTCTAGCTGCACACCAAGAAAAGTTACAGGAATTAGGAGTAAAATCCCTTAATTTGTTCGGTTCAGTGGCACGGGATGAAGCTCGTCCAGATAGTGATGTAGACTTTTTAGTGGAGTTTCATCGACCGGGTGGATTGTTTCAACTTTTTCAAGTTCAGTATTATTTAGAAGATATTCTAGGGTGTTCTGTAGATTTGGGAACTCAGGATGCTTTGAGAGAACATTTACGTGAACCTGTACTCAAGGATGTTATTCGTGCCTTCTAG
- the hrcA gene encoding heat-inducible transcriptional repressor HrcA, with protein sequence MQVQLTNRQQHILWATVRHYIATAEPVGSKALVDEYDLGVSSATIRNVMGVLEKSGLLYQPHTSAGRVPSDSGYRIYVDQLITPSLRDTTRTDTLAKDVEQALQQRLQWEDWSMEILLQGAAQILASLSGCISLITMPQTHTVVVRHLQLMQIEAGRIMLILVTDGYETHSKLMDLPPTRTETKPDSDVIDRELQIVSNFLNSHLRGQSLLEISNLDWSKLDREFQLYGEFLKDSVAELARRTLAPTATQIMVRGVAEVLRQPEFSELQQVQTILHLLEEEQEQLWRLIFEETEGEETTKSKVTVRIGAENPLEPIRTCTLISSTYRRGAVPLGSVGVLGPTRLDYESAIAVVTAAADYLSEAFS encoded by the coding sequence ATGCAAGTCCAGTTGACAAATCGACAACAGCATATACTTTGGGCAACGGTGCGTCATTACATAGCTACAGCAGAACCTGTGGGTTCAAAAGCTTTGGTCGATGAGTATGACCTGGGGGTTAGTTCAGCCACCATTCGGAATGTGATGGGTGTCCTAGAAAAATCTGGGTTACTTTACCAACCACATACCTCGGCTGGGAGAGTACCTTCTGACTCAGGTTATCGCATCTATGTTGACCAACTAATTACACCCTCTCTGCGAGACACTACGCGAACGGATACTTTAGCCAAAGATGTAGAACAGGCTTTACAGCAGCGTCTCCAGTGGGAAGACTGGAGTATGGAAATACTCTTACAAGGAGCAGCGCAGATTTTAGCTAGCTTGAGTGGGTGTATTAGCTTGATTACCATGCCTCAAACCCACACAGTAGTTGTGCGACATCTGCAATTAATGCAGATAGAAGCAGGACGAATCATGCTGATTTTGGTAACTGATGGCTATGAAACCCATTCCAAGCTGATGGATTTACCCCCAACCAGAACAGAAACAAAACCCGACTCAGACGTAATTGATCGGGAGTTGCAGATTGTTTCTAACTTCTTAAATAGTCACCTGCGGGGGCAAAGTCTGCTAGAAATCAGCAACCTAGACTGGAGTAAGTTGGATCGGGAATTTCAACTTTATGGAGAGTTCTTAAAAGATTCCGTTGCTGAATTAGCGCGGCGGACTCTTGCACCAACTGCTACTCAAATTATGGTGCGGGGTGTAGCGGAAGTTTTGCGTCAGCCGGAATTTTCCGAACTCCAGCAAGTGCAAACAATTCTCCACCTGCTGGAAGAAGAACAAGAACAACTGTGGCGATTAATCTTTGAAGAAACAGAGGGAGAAGAAACCACCAAATCAAAGGTAACGGTGCGGATTGGCGCAGAAAACCCTCTAGAACCAATTCGGACTTGTACCTTAATTTCTTCCACTTATCGCCGGGGTGCAGTCCCGTTAGGGAGTGTAGGAGTTTTAGGCCCAACACGCCTAGATTACGAAAGTGCGATCGCAGTTGTCACGGCTGCTGCTGATTATCTCTCAGAAGCCTTCAGTTAA
- a CDS encoding DUF3352 domain-containing protein yields MSTVNTQRSFSSFIVAGAIALVIMAIAAGYWFFTKSPVSLIASTSQSGAAIFVSKLAPVTVSLLVNPDRLQSLESAGEISKLKTSLLAESGLDYRQDIQPWLGNEITLAVTTLDIDRDLENGKQPGYLMALATEKPAKSSDFVQLLFSKRVLAGANLTTEEYNGAKLIYDDAQPKLEPLAGAVVDNFVLFANDARVLRDAINNVQAPDLNLTSSPQYQKAIEELPKGAVAVTFFNLPTLAQWQGLELPEPIYDSQITSLTLNPKGLLAETSFLTMSEVTPPSAPLSQPVGALQYIPSSAGLVISGSHLDNLNDSNLAKLWTQAKTAISGSGTDVISRLEQPLLAIQKAWGINLTQDVFSWVQGEYALGLIPRAGKTAPGWVFVAEKQDSLPEGIVRLDAIASSQGLNTNSLSLDEQKVVAWTELIANTKKSDAQDSPSFTVEANVKGIHTTLGNYEVFTSDLETINEVFTNKDNSFMKNRNFQNSIAVIPEPNQGYVYLDWNKSHDLLERQLPILKLLEVLDKAFFDQLRSLTFSSYGTDTGTLKGAAFLELRS; encoded by the coding sequence ATGTCTACTGTAAATACACAACGTTCATTCTCTAGTTTTATCGTAGCTGGTGCGATCGCACTGGTGATTATGGCGATCGCAGCTGGTTACTGGTTTTTTACTAAAAGTCCGGTGAGCCTGATTGCTTCTACTTCTCAATCTGGTGCTGCTATATTCGTGTCTAAACTTGCACCTGTTACGGTGTCATTACTGGTAAATCCCGACCGATTGCAGTCTTTGGAAAGTGCGGGAGAAATATCTAAACTCAAAACCAGTTTATTGGCCGAGAGTGGTCTAGATTATCGCCAAGATATTCAACCCTGGCTAGGAAACGAAATTACTCTGGCTGTCACCACCCTAGATATTGACCGCGATCTTGAAAATGGCAAGCAACCAGGGTATCTGATGGCTCTAGCTACGGAGAAGCCAGCAAAAAGTAGCGATTTTGTACAGTTGTTATTCTCCAAGCGGGTGTTAGCGGGAGCAAACCTCACAACGGAGGAATATAACGGTGCAAAGCTCATTTATGACGATGCACAACCAAAGCTAGAACCCTTAGCTGGTGCGGTGGTGGATAACTTTGTTTTGTTTGCCAACGATGCTAGAGTGCTGCGGGATGCAATTAATAATGTCCAAGCACCTGATTTGAATTTGACTAGTTCTCCCCAATACCAAAAAGCTATCGAAGAACTACCAAAAGGTGCTGTGGCGGTGACTTTCTTTAATCTTCCCACCTTGGCGCAATGGCAAGGGTTAGAACTACCAGAACCAATTTACGATAGTCAAATTACATCTCTGACATTAAACCCCAAAGGACTGTTAGCAGAGACTAGTTTTCTCACTATGTCGGAAGTTACGCCTCCATCTGCGCCATTGTCTCAGCCTGTGGGAGCGTTGCAATATATTCCCTCATCGGCAGGCTTGGTAATTTCTGGCTCTCATTTAGATAATTTGAATGACAGCAATTTAGCCAAACTCTGGACGCAAGCTAAAACAGCCATCTCTGGTTCAGGAACAGATGTGATTTCCCGGTTAGAGCAACCTTTACTAGCCATCCAAAAAGCTTGGGGTATTAACTTGACACAGGATGTATTTAGCTGGGTGCAAGGGGAATATGCGCTAGGACTCATACCGCGTGCTGGAAAAACTGCTCCTGGCTGGGTTTTTGTGGCGGAAAAACAAGATAGTCTTCCAGAAGGAATTGTGCGGTTAGATGCGATCGCCTCCTCTCAAGGACTCAACACCAATTCTCTGAGTTTGGATGAGCAAAAAGTTGTTGCTTGGACAGAATTAATCGCTAATACTAAAAAGTCTGATGCTCAAGACAGTCCATCATTCACCGTGGAAGCGAACGTTAAAGGCATACATACAACCTTGGGTAATTACGAAGTCTTCACTTCTGACTTAGAAACAATTAATGAAGTTTTTACTAATAAGGATAATTCTTTCATGAAAAACCGTAATTTCCAAAACAGTATTGCGGTAATTCCTGAACCAAACCAAGGTTACGTGTATCTTGACTGGAATAAAAGTCACGATTTGTTAGAGCGGCAGTTGCCTATTCTTAAGCTTTTAGAAGTGCTTGATAAAGCATTTTTCGACCAACTGCGATCGCTCACCTTCAGTAGCTATGGTACTGACACAGGAACACTCAAAGGTGCAGCTTTTCTGGAACTTCGTTCCTAG
- a CDS encoding tetratricopeptide repeat protein, translated as MMTTLAEAFQVAVQHHRAHRLDQAEAVYREILTVQPDQVEVLYSLGVLARQKSNDTEAEKLFQAVLQVEPESFKAWFSLGNLYQGQGQWAAAVSAYQRAVEIRPQEAAIYNNLGYALQQQNKLDEAVACYQTALEIAPDCTEADVNWGNALHAQGKLSQNQQLHYAQLNCQLGVAHEQAGDWQTAQVYYQQAIALQPDLAIAHERLENPLTAQTSLLSFDIFDTLITRFCVDPDEIFLQVECLTNFENFTHYRKQAEHYFLRNVENYDLDDIYLRLAQELNLNRQDIEYLKDAEIAAELQNVIGIKENLDKVRDGDLLVSDMYLPEDVLRKMLQKAGLEKPVNLYVTAKGKHNGTAWREITNGMRIAQHLGDNPHSDVQMAQRYGIRANLYQGSQLSPVESALHEIGAQNLARVIRKIRLGNHFKEPLKQDFYHCFVQGNLVILVIFSVFLLRMAERNQIEKYLFSSRDCYHLHKIFCQIAKNSEFAVDGEYFFTSRLARVKCSEDYVNYLLHLVKNKKNSAIVDLVGTGLSLSHMLKKIDQDLSLSIVFFHHTYLNRVKKIYLDNELHSAIFSLISPGRLNLNIDTLETLNYINQPMVRDVLKQGENEYVPVFYSHRIPSEISNIIDCAEQIIDDFSHHLNPEIVEEIIHCVDEEDFTRLSIAIYQQLSQHDQLLSYLMSFHAEENQGIEDELSARLADGG; from the coding sequence ATGATGACAACCCTTGCAGAAGCCTTTCAAGTAGCTGTTCAACACCATCGAGCGCATCGCTTAGACCAAGCCGAGGCAGTTTACCGCGAGATTCTCACGGTCCAGCCAGACCAGGTAGAAGTATTGTATAGTTTGGGGGTGCTAGCACGACAAAAAAGCAACGACACTGAAGCCGAGAAGCTGTTTCAAGCTGTCCTGCAAGTGGAGCCAGAATCCTTTAAAGCTTGGTTTAGTTTAGGCAATTTATATCAAGGTCAAGGTCAGTGGGCAGCAGCAGTGTCAGCTTACCAAAGGGCTGTGGAGATTCGTCCCCAGGAAGCAGCTATTTACAACAACCTCGGCTATGCTCTGCAACAACAAAACAAGTTGGATGAAGCAGTTGCTTGCTATCAAACAGCATTGGAAATTGCCCCTGATTGCACCGAAGCTGATGTCAACTGGGGTAATGCACTCCACGCCCAAGGAAAACTTTCACAAAACCAACAACTCCACTATGCCCAATTAAATTGTCAGTTGGGTGTGGCTCATGAGCAGGCAGGGGATTGGCAGACTGCTCAAGTTTACTATCAACAGGCGATCGCTTTGCAACCAGACTTGGCGATCGCCCATGAACGGCTAGAAAACCCTCTAACTGCACAGACAAGTCTTTTGTCTTTTGATATTTTTGATACACTAATCACCCGTTTTTGTGTCGATCCTGATGAAATATTCTTGCAAGTTGAGTGCTTAACTAACTTCGAGAACTTTACCCATTACCGCAAGCAAGCAGAGCATTATTTTCTGAGAAACGTCGAAAATTATGACTTGGATGATATCTATCTGAGATTGGCTCAAGAGCTAAATCTCAATAGGCAAGATATCGAATATTTAAAAGATGCAGAAATTGCCGCAGAACTTCAAAACGTCATTGGGATTAAAGAAAACTTGGATAAAGTTAGAGATGGCGATCTGCTTGTATCTGATATGTATCTTCCCGAAGATGTGCTGCGGAAAATGCTGCAAAAGGCTGGGTTAGAAAAGCCAGTAAACCTTTACGTAACAGCTAAAGGCAAACATAACGGTACAGCATGGCGTGAAATTACTAATGGGATGAGGATTGCCCAACATCTGGGAGATAATCCCCACTCAGATGTACAGATGGCCCAAAGATACGGCATCAGAGCCAATTTGTACCAAGGGTCTCAACTCTCGCCTGTAGAAAGTGCGCTCCATGAAATTGGCGCGCAGAATCTAGCAAGAGTTATCAGGAAAATTCGTTTAGGAAATCACTTTAAAGAGCCTTTAAAACAGGATTTTTATCATTGTTTCGTTCAAGGTAACTTGGTTATTTTAGTTATCTTCTCAGTCTTTTTGTTACGAATGGCTGAACGAAATCAGATCGAAAAATATTTGTTTTCCAGTCGAGATTGTTATCATTTACATAAGATATTTTGTCAGATTGCTAAAAACAGCGAATTTGCTGTTGATGGCGAATATTTCTTTACCAGTCGTTTAGCCCGTGTCAAATGCAGTGAAGATTATGTAAATTATTTACTACATCTTGTAAAAAACAAGAAAAATTCCGCCATTGTGGATTTGGTAGGTACAGGTTTGTCCCTATCTCATATGTTAAAAAAAATAGACCAAGATTTGTCTCTGTCCATTGTCTTTTTTCATCATACATATCTCAATAGGGTGAAAAAAATCTATCTAGATAATGAGCTACATTCAGCCATATTTTCTCTTATTTCTCCTGGAAGGCTGAATCTCAATATTGATACCCTAGAAACTTTGAATTACATCAATCAGCCAATGGTTAGGGATGTTCTCAAACAAGGGGAAAATGAATATGTACCCGTTTTTTACTCCCATCGGATTCCCAGTGAAATCTCTAACATAATTGATTGTGCGGAACAAATTATTGATGATTTTTCCCATCATCTTAATCCAGAAATTGTTGAGGAGATCATTCACTGTGTAGATGAGGAAGATTTTACACGTTTATCTATTGCAATATATCAACAACTTTCTCAGCATGATCAGCTTTTATCTTATTTGATGTCTTTTCATGCTGAAGAGAATCAAGGTATTGAAGATGAATTGTCTGCTAGATTGGCAGATGGGGGTTAG
- a CDS encoding YebC/PmpR family DNA-binding transcriptional regulator: MAGHSKWANIKRQKAVVDAKKGKTFTQLSRAIIVAARNGVPDPAGNFQLRTAIDKAKIAGIPNDNIERAIAKGAGTFSGDNHTLEEIRYEGYGPGGVAILIEALTDNRNRTAADLRVAFSKNGGNLGETGCVSWMFDQKGVCIVSGVVDEDQLLEASLEGGAESYEMTEEDTAEVFTTIANLEILNQSLKDQGFTVTEVELRWIPSNNIEVTEPEQARSLLKLIDTLESLDDVQNVTSNFDMSEQLLAVSMA, translated from the coding sequence ATGGCAGGTCATAGTAAATGGGCAAATATTAAACGCCAAAAGGCAGTAGTTGATGCCAAAAAAGGGAAAACTTTTACACAGTTATCCAGAGCGATTATTGTGGCTGCGAGAAACGGTGTCCCAGACCCAGCAGGTAATTTTCAACTACGTACAGCTATTGATAAAGCTAAGATTGCGGGTATTCCTAATGACAATATTGAAAGAGCGATCGCTAAAGGTGCAGGTACATTTAGCGGCGATAATCATACCTTAGAAGAGATTCGCTACGAAGGTTATGGACCTGGTGGTGTAGCAATTTTAATCGAAGCCCTAACCGATAACCGCAATCGCACGGCGGCTGATTTACGGGTAGCTTTTAGTAAAAACGGCGGGAACTTGGGTGAAACTGGCTGTGTTAGCTGGATGTTTGACCAAAAGGGTGTATGTATAGTCTCAGGTGTTGTGGATGAAGACCAGTTGTTAGAAGCATCTCTAGAAGGTGGTGCTGAATCTTACGAAATGACAGAAGAAGACACAGCCGAGGTATTTACCACCATAGCCAATTTAGAAATCCTTAACCAAAGCCTCAAAGACCAAGGCTTTACAGTTACTGAGGTAGAATTGCGTTGGATTCCCAGCAATAATATAGAAGTGACAGAACCAGAGCAAGCGCGATCGCTCCTCAAGTTAATTGATACTCTAGAAAGTCTTGATGATGTCCAAAATGTCACCTCTAACTTTGATATGTCAGAGCAATTATTAGCTGTCAGTATGGCTTAG